In the Dioscorea cayenensis subsp. rotundata cultivar TDr96_F1 chromosome 12, TDr96_F1_v2_PseudoChromosome.rev07_lg8_w22 25.fasta, whole genome shotgun sequence genome, one interval contains:
- the LOC120273269 gene encoding uncharacterized protein At4g13230-like: protein MAFTLKHGLISVKPVMITGVNQFGRPTMLSVRDAKQKAVDIKEKVNMAADQVMDKTKEVAGKVKEVAQDLGEKAKQTVQEAWDTAKDTTIKVKDSVTGAAHEAENTVKDKAHDAKNTVKDAANDAKRTINNN from the exons ATGGCATTCACTCTAAAGCATGGTTTGATTAGTGTTAAACCAGTGATGATCACCGGAGTTAACCAATTTGGCCGGCCGACGATGCTCTCCGTCC GAGATGCAAAACAGAAGGCAGTTGATATCAAAGAGAAGGTTAATATGGCTGCTGATCAG GTGATGGACAAAACAAAGGAGGTGGCAGGGAAGGTGAAGGAGGTGGCACAAGACTTGGGAGAGAAGGCCAAGCAAACGGTGCAAGAAGCTTGGGACACAGCAAAGGACACTACCATAAAAGTTAAGGACAGTGTCACAGGAGCAGCTCATGAAGCTGAGAACACTGTTAAGGATAAGGCTCATGATGCCAAGAACACTGTCAAGGACGCTGCTAATGATGCCAAACGTACCATTAACAATAACTAG
- the LOC120273002 gene encoding LOW QUALITY PROTEIN: cyclin-dependent kinase inhibitor 5-like (The sequence of the model RefSeq protein was modified relative to this genomic sequence to represent the inferred CDS: inserted 2 bases in 1 codon): protein MGKYMKKTKAGGEVALMEVGNQSSLGVRTRARTLALQRLQKPSDLSSDPPSPSSYLQLRSRRLEKXAVADSCPKLNPRGRAAAAAAAKSVSVGSVSLSSCRDEPSLEIDGGVEVSFGENVLEVEERDRSARETTPCSLIRNSETIGTPGSTTRVSNSGVSSRRILSSSRRNYPTTHEMEEFFARAEELQQRVFMEKYNFDPVNDLPLPGRYEWVKLDA from the exons ATGGGAAAATACATGAAGAAAACCAAGGCCGGCGGCGAGGTAGCGCTCATGGAGGTCGGAAACCAGTCCTCCCTTGGCGTCAGGACCAGGGCACGCACTCTCGCACTCCAGCGTCTCCAGAAGCCCTCTGATTTGTCGTCTGATCCACCTTCGCCGTCTTCATACCTTCAACTTCGAAGTCGCCGCCTTGAGAA GGCTGTTGCTGACTCTTGCCCTAAGCTTAACCCTAGGGGTAGAGCTGCTGCCGCTGCAGCGGCGAAGTCGGTGTCTGTTGGCTCTGTCTCGCTGAGTTCTTGCAGGGATGAACCTTCGCTGGAGATTGATGGCGGCGTTGAGGTTTCGTTTGGGGAGAATGTTCTTGAGGTTGAAGAGAGGGATAG GAGTGCAAGGGAAACAACACCATGCAGTCTGATAAGGAATTCAGAAACAATAGGAACTCCTGGTTCTACAACTAGAGTGTCCAACTCAGGTGTATCTAGTCGAAGGATACTGAGTTCAAGTCGTCGGAACTACCCAACTACTCATGAGATGGAAGAGTTCTTTGCCAGGGCAGAAGAATTACAGCAAAGGGTCTTTATGGAGAA GTATAATTTTGATCCGGTAAACGATTTACCGCTTCCCGGCCGATATGAATGGGTGAAACTAGACGCCTGA
- the LOC120273708 gene encoding LOW QUALITY PROTEIN: DExH-box ATP-dependent RNA helicase DExH1 (The sequence of the model RefSeq protein was modified relative to this genomic sequence to represent the inferred CDS: deleted 1 base in 1 codon): protein MSYRPNYQGGRRGGGGGGRGRGGRGGGRGEQRWWDPQWRAERLRQMAGEVEKLDENEWRARIQEMKEGAQEELVIKRNFGREGQQVLADIARRQGLHFHAYNKGKTLVVSKVALPDYRADLDDRHGSTQKEIKMSSETERRVENLLATAKGTEVVNNSSGPSSSEMKQSLHDSVSSKTEASFDDTAAKEKFSIELKNLQDSRKASPNAKAMQSFREKLPAYKVKDEFLKAVRDNQVLVVSGETGCGKTTQLPQFILEEEISNLRGAGCNIICTQPRRISAISVAARIASERGENLGETIGYQIRLEAKRSAQTRLLFCTTGVLLRRLIQEPDLGDVSHLLVDEIHERGMNEDFLIIILRDLLPRRPNLRLILMSATINADLFSKYFGNAPVIHIQGLTFPVAELFLEDILEKTRYKIKSEYDNTHGNSRRRRQQYSRTDPLTEMFEEVDIDSQYKNYSISTRQSLDSWTGVQLDLGLVEAAIDHICRNEGDGAILVFLTGWDEISKLLEKIKANAFLGNSSKFLVLPLHGSMPTVNQREIFDRPPSNMRKIVLATNIAESSITIDDVVYVIDCGKAKETSYDALNKLACLLPSWVSKASAHQRRGRAGRVQPGVCYRLYPKIVHDAMPQYQLPEILRTPLQELCLNIKSLQLGAVATFLSKALQPPDALSVQNAIELLKTIGAFDEREELTPLGHHLCTLPLDPNIGKMLIMGSIFQCLDPALTIASALAHRDPFVLPINRKEEADAAKRSFAGDSCSDHIALLKAFEAWKDAKRSGRDRAFCWEKFLSPITLQMMDDMRNQFFDLLSDIGFVNKAKGIKSYNKYGHDLEMVCAILCAGLYPNVIQCKRRGKRTAFYSKDVGKVDIHPSSVNAGIHLFPLPYMVYSEKVKTTSIYIRDSTNISDYALLLFGGGLTPNKSTGSIEMLGGYLHFSASKSVLQLIQNLRAELDKLLQRKIEVPGLDIYAEGKGVVSAATELLHSQNVSAMKH, encoded by the exons ATGTCTTACCGTCCTAACTACCAGGGAGGCCGACGTGGAGGTGGCGGAGGCGGGCGTGGGCGTGGTGGTCGTGGAGGTGGCCGTGGGGAGCAGCGGTGGTGGGACCCGCAGTGGCGAGCTGAGCGACTCCGGCAGATGGCTGGCGAGGTGGAGAAGCTGGATGAGAATGAGTGGCGAGCTAGGATACAAGAGATGAAAGAAGGCGCACAGGAGGAGCTAGTGATCAAGCGGAATTTTGGGCGCGAAGGACAGCAGGTCCTCGCTGACATAGCTCGGCGGCAAGGGCTTCATTT TCATGCGTATAATAAAGGGAAGACTCTCGTTGTTAGTAAAGTTGCTTTGCCGGATTACCGTGCTGATCTTGATGACCGCCATGGGTCGACGCAGAAGGAG ATTAAAATGTCATCAGAGACTGAGAGAAGAGTTGAAAATCTCTTAGCAACAGCCAAGGGAACAGAGGTGGTTAATAATTCTAGTGGCCCATCAAGTAGTGAAATGAAACAATCCTTGCATGATTCAGTATCAAGTAAAACAGAGGCATCATTTGATGATACTGCTGCTAAAGAGAAGTTTAGTATTGAGCTGAAGAACTTGCAAGACTCTAGGAAG GCATCACCTAATGCAAAGGCAATGCAGTCTTTCCGGGAAAAATTACCTGCTTACAAGGTGAAAGATGAATTTTTGAAAGCTGTCAGAGACAATCAG GTGTTGGTAGTTTCTGGAGAAACA GGTTGTGGTAAAACCACACAGCTACCTCAGTTTATTCTAGAAGAGGAAATATCCAATCTTCGAGGGGCAGGTTGCAACATAATTTGCACACAACCTCGTCGTATATCGGCTATCTCCGTTGCAGCACGAATTGCTTCAGAAAGGGGCGAGAATCTTGGTGAAACCATTGGTTACCAGATCCGTTTAGAAGCAAAACGTTCTGCACAAACCCGGCTTCTATTTTGTACAACTGGGGTTCTGCTTCGTAGACTG ATTCAAGAACCAGACTTAGGAGATGTCAGTCATTTGCTAGTGGATGAAATTCATGAAAGAGGAATGAATGAGGATTTCCTTATTATAATTTTGCGTGACCTTCTCCCGCGTCGTCCAAATCTTCGACTTATTTTAATGAGTGCCACTATAAATGCTGATCTCTTTTCAAAGTACTTTGGAAATGCACCAGTTATACACATCCAG GGACTGACTTTTCCTGTGGCGGAACTGTTTTTAGAAGACATACTAGAGAAAACACGTTACAAGATCAAATCAGAGTATGACAATACGCATGGCAACTCAAGAAGAAGGAGACAGCAATATTCTAGAACTGATCCATTGACAGAAATGTTCGAG GAAGTTGATATTGATAGCCAATATAAAAACTACAGCATATCTACCAGGCAATCTCTTGACTCTTGGACTGGTGTACAACTAGACTTGGGTCTC GTGGAAGCAGCAATAGACCATATCTGTCGCAATGAAGGGGATGGAGCAATACTTGTTTTCCTTACTGGTTGGGATGAAATATCAAAGCTTcttgaaaaaattaaagcaaatgCATTTCTTGGTAACTCTAGCAAGTTTTTAGTCCTCCCACTGCATGGTTCAATGCCTACTGTCAATCAACGAGAGATTTTTGACCGTCCACCAAGTAACATGAG GAAAATTGTCTTGGCCACAAATATTGCTGAAAGCAGTATTACCATTGATGATGTTGTGTATGTCATAGATTGTGGCAAGGCAAAGGAAACAAGTTATGATGCTTTAAACAAACTTGCATGTCTACTGCCTTCCTGGGTATCAAAGGCTTCGGCACACCAG AGGAGAGGGCGTGCAGGGCGTGTTCAACCTGGAGTTTGTTACAGGCTGTACCCCAAAATTGTCCATGATGCAATGCCCCAGTATCAGTTACCCGAAATTCTTCGAACTCCACTTCAAGAGCTTTGTCTTAATATCAAAAGTCTCCAACTTGGTGCAGTTGCAACATTCTTATCCAAAGCACTTCAACCTCCTGATGCACTTTCTGTCCAAAATGCAATTGAACTACTTAAAACAATAGGTGCTTTTGATGAAAGGGAGGAACTCACTCCTCTTG GTCATCATCTCTGCACATTGCCTTTGGATCCAAATATTGGAAAGATGCTTATTATGGGGTCTATATTTCAGTGTCTAGACCCAGCACTAACAATTGCTTCTGCTCTTGCACATCGTGATCCATTTGTCCTTCCAATAAATAGAAAAGAGGAAGCTGATGCTGCAAAAAGATCCTTTGCTGGTGATTCTTGCAG TGACCATATTGCTCTTCTAAAAGCCTTCGAAGCATGGAAAGATGCAAAACGAAGTGGTCGGGATCGTGCATTCTGTTGGGAAAAATTTTTGTCACCGATTACATTGCAAATGATGGATGACATGAGGAACCAGTTTTTCGATCTATTATCTGATATAGGCTTTGTCAACAAAGCAAAAGGAATCAAG TCCTATAACAAATATGGACATGATCTAGAAATGGTGTGTGCTATTCTATGTGCTGGGCTTTATCCTAATGTCATCCAATGCAAGAGAAGAGGCAAAAGGACGGCATTTTACAGTAAAGATGTCGGAAAGGTGGACATCCATCCGTCTTCCGTAAATGCAGGGATCCACTTATTCCCATTGCCTTACATGGTTTATAGTGAGAAAGTAAAAACTACAAGCATCTACATCAGGGACTCAACAAACATATCTGATTATGCTTTACTGCTATTTGGAGGCGGCCTAACACCCAATAAATCAACCGGGAGCATCGAGATGCTTGGAGGGTACCTTCATTTTTCTGCATCAAAGAGTGTGTTGCAACTGATTCAG AATTTGAGGGCAGAACTCGACAAACTATTGCAAAGGAAAATCGAAGTACCAGGGCTTGACATTTATGCAGAGGGCAAGGGTGTGGTATCAGCAGCCACTGAATTACTGCACAGCCAAAATGTTTCAGCAATGAAACACTGA
- the LOC120273270 gene encoding LOW QUALITY PROTEIN: BRCA1-associated RING domain protein 1-like (The sequence of the model RefSeq protein was modified relative to this genomic sequence to represent the inferred CDS: deleted 1 base in 1 codon): protein MGFLNPLLLNLQKMELELKCPICLNLLSVPQLLPCDHIVCSHCIKKPTNTGTCCPVCNTTLLCEGIRPSIHMETMVTIYKSMSTAFGVNLLQRGSQVNVSELKTPSNESPGSVNNRADSLTEKSVAKLALQSCTHIIANKINMKEIDNNEQVIHGREDNRAELAFANKEGPYSPPSFGDLKDSDHESNDQGSDLKSQAVPENRLIRKDLNVVGANELEEDELRESKKQKLDKELGRGDDRAGINVRPCQHLLLALNMNMRVYLEVSHCLISTFVATEASAECVFCHSFKVTEASGEMLHYLNGTPVDENHPSPDVLHVHQQCIEWAPQIYFAGDIAMNVEAELSRAAKIKCSSCGMKGAALGCYVRSCRKSFHVPCAFGISGCRRDYENFLLLCPAHASHRLPCDRSKAKKKTQEKHPSMESDSCKSSDNLTSLTKEGGNGFWTTSTFVTSQWVLSGSALSEDEKVLLNEFARLTGATIAKAWKPKITHVIASTNEHGACSRTLKVLMAILEGKWVLRTDWIKACLEAGTPVEEEPYEITHDVNGSFDGPRIGRTRAMTKAPKLFFGLSFYLSGYYMPYYKGYLEDLILAAGGVILQKIDAQPVQSSTVNGTSSKLFVVYSVEPPQGCNTDQMISYVLKKRTEDAEALAAEIGAHAVSHTWLLDSIAACNLQLN, encoded by the exons ATGG GGTTTCTGAATCCCCTGCTGCTCAATCTCCAGAAAATGGAGCTGGAGCTGAAATGCCCCATCTG CTTGAATTTGCTGAGTGTGCCACAACTGTTGCCTTGTGATCACATAGTTTGCAG TCATTGCATCAAGAAGCCAACTAATACTGGAACATGTTGTCCAGTTTGTAACACAACATTGCTTTGCGAAG GGATAAGGCCTTCAATTCATATGGAAACAATGGTGACCATCTATAAGAGTATGAGCACTGCTTTTGGGGTCAATCTTCTGCAGCGAGGATCTCAAGTTAATGTTTCAG aaTTGAAGACACCTTCGAATGAAAGTCCAGGTTCTGTCAACAACAGAGCAGATAGCTTAACGGAAAAATCAGTGGCTAAATTGGCATTGCAGTCATGCACTCATATAATTGCCAACAAGATTAACATGAAGGAGATAGATAACAATGAACAAGTGATTCATGGAAGAGAGGACAATAGGGCAGAGCTAGCTTTTGCCAACAAAGAAGGGCCTTATAGTCCCCCGTCATTTGGTGACTTGAAAGATTCTGATCATGAAAGTAACGACCAAGGAAGTGACCTT AAAAGCCAGGCTGTTCCTGAGAACCGTTTAATAAGGAAAGATCTAAATGTTGTTGGAGCCAATGAATTGGAAGAGGACGAATTAAGAGAATCCAAGAAACAGAAACTAGACAAGGAGCTTGGCAGAGGAGATGATAGAGCTGGCATCAATGTC AGGCCATGCCAGCACTTATTGCTGGCTCTGAACATGAACATGAGAGTCTACCTAGAAGTCAGCCACTGTCTGATTTCTACCTTTGTGGCCACAGAAGCATCTGCTGAATGCGTGTTCTGTCATTCATTCAAAGTCACTGAG GCTTCTGGGGAAATGCTTCATTATCTTAATGGAACACCAGTCGATGAAAACCATCCGTCACCTGATGTTTTGCATGTTCATCAACAGTGCATAGAATG GGCACCACAAATATATTTTGCTGGTGACATTGCTATGAATGTGGAAGCAGAGTTAAGCCGTGCTGCTAAGATCAAATGCAGCAGCTGTGGGATGAAGGGAGCGGCTCTTGGTTGCTATGTCAGGAGTTGCCGAAAAAGCTTTCATGTTCCTTGTGCTTTTGGGATCTCGGGATGTCGTCGGGATTAT GAAAATTTTCTGCTGCTTTGCCCTGCTCATGCTTCACATAGATTGCCTTGTGATAGATCAAAGGCAAAAAAGAAGACCCAGGAAAAGCATCCATCTATGGAAAG TGATTCTTGCAAGTCATCTGACAATCTCACCTCATTGACAAAGGAAGGAGGCAATGGGTTTTGGACGACCTCAACTTTTGTTACCTCTCAATGGGTTCTTTCTGGATCAGCTCTCTCCGAAGATGAAAAG GTTCTTCTGAATGAATTTGCTAGACTGACTGGTGCAACAATAGCCAAAGCATGGAAACCTAAAATCACACATGTCATTGCATCCACCAATGAGCACGGTGCATGCAGCAGAACACTTAAAGTTCTCATGGCCATTTTGGAGGGAAAATGGGTGTTAAGAACAGACT GGATCAAGGCTTGCCTAGAAGCTGGAACCCCGGTTGAAGAAGAACCATATGAAATCACTCATGATGTTAATGGCTCATTTGATGGTCCTAGAATTGGAAGAACAAGAGCAATGACAAAG GCACCGAAACTATTCTTCGGTTTGAGCTTTTACTTAAGTGGATACTACATGCCTTATTACAAAGGCTACCTTGAGGACTTGATTTTAGCTGCTGGTGGAGTTATTCTGCAGAAAATTGATGCACAACCCGTTCAATCCTCAACAGTCAATGGAACATCTTCAAAACTATTTGTTGTTTATAGTGTTGAACCTCCACAAGGTTGCAACACTGATCAGATGATTTCATATGTTTTGAAGAAGAGAACTGAGGATGCTGAAGCTCTTGCTGCTGAAATTGGTGCTCATGCAGTGTCTCATACTTGGCTTCTTGATTCCATTGCTGCATGTAATCTTCAGCTCAATTAA